AGACGTGACGTCCCGTCACCATACTTGCTGTACCACCTCTAAGCAGCCGGGTCACTAAATGTCTCTGTTACCCTCCTTTAGGGAACGATGGTTACATATGTTACCAAGATTATCTGCATGATTGGCTTTTAGTAGTTCATATTCCTAAATAAGCATAAGCTTTTTCATTTACACAGAATAACAAAAATTTCCTCTGCTTTATTTTTCCTTATTGCTCAGACTTTACATTTTTACTTgaagtaaatgtttttaatttagtacatttaaacatCAATGCTGAACAGTCCATATCGATCTACATCAGCACCATCAGTATTCATTCTAGACTCTCAGTCTATGCGAAGTTTCAAACTCTACTACAGCTTATTTCTAACTAGTTCAACGGATAACACTCATTCCGTTACAACACACCTTATGTTGAGTGTTATGTGGAAGAGAAACTGCAGCAGCTTCTATTTTTTGTCTCTTGCCCCATTTCTAGACCATTGCTTGTGGAAATGCTATTTCTGTTTCACTAGGGACTTTGAAAGCATGGCATCTGTGAATTGCTTTGGAAGAGTGTGTGCGAGGGAGAGATAGAGTAAAAGAGTAAGTTGTGGCAGCACTCTGAGCTTTGTGTTCCTGCTGTGGCCTCTTGGCACCCACAGAACAGCATCACTCAGCTCTTCCATTCACCTTCTCCCCTCTCTTCTAACACTTAATCTTGGCTGAAAATTTGTTAATCATATCAAGGCAATGCACACTGGGTAAAATGATATAAGATATGTCACATGCTTAATATTGATGGGATATATTGATGTACCGATCTACTGCAGGCATTTAAACTGAGTACTAGAGACTTGAGGAAACCAGCAAGGAGATAGATGGTAGATGAACAAaacactgaaacaaacaaacaaacaaacaaacaataaataaataaataaattatgaaccTCTGGTGTCATGGGCCTTTGTGAGTTTATTTCTGTCATCTGTgacatgtttttgtgtgtctCAATCCTGACACTCTGGTCGATTTGTTTTTTGGGACATCAATATtccactttatacaatacagactcTTTCAAAGCAGATTCACATCAATAAATGGGTAACagtgttaatgttttaaattttaattcattcataagCAGCTCAGAAAATAAAAGTGTCAATATTCAGCTTAAGTCAGTTCAgtattgattcagttcagtaGCAGTTGCAAGTGTGTCTTGTCTTGACAAAGAGTTATGGTTGTTCGGAGGTTATGCTGATTTACCTTTTAACAACCATTTAACATCACTGCTACAGTATGTGTTCTGATGAAAGAAATAAACTACAACATCTCAGAAATCTTATTTAGAATCCGACTGAAGAATAACAGGCAGTTCAGTTAAAAAACTCAGTAGTAACCAATTGACAGTactgaatgattcactgactcaGTAAAAAGAATCgtttcataagagtcatttgtttatgAATTGAAAATGCTTACTTTTTGTCTGCTATGTGTGCTGTAAACACACAGAAGctgaaattataataaattaatggcATCTCTAACTAACGCAAAATGATAGTATGATTTGACTTTAAACTTGCTGTCACCAAACTTGTAAACCAAGTAAAAGACCTTGATTAGTAGGTTCACGTGTGTTTGagtagggttagagctaaactctacaggactccggccctccaggaccaaaTCTGGTGACCCCTGCTTTAAGCTATAGTCGCAAATGTCAGCACTTGAAGTACTGTAATGATGATTATCTCTCTTTCAGCTCAACCCTTCCTGATCGATGAAAGAAGCCATGCAAGTCCTCTCTGCAGGAGCAGGTGCACTGCACATGTACAACCTTCATAAAAACACATATGTAGGCCTATATGCATAGTAACAGTATTGACACTCACTGATCTCCTGTTTGCATGCAGGGTTGCATGAGACGCTTGCCCTGCTGACATCACAGCTGCGTCCAGATGCCAATCACAAAGAGGACATGGTCTTCCTCAAGGATGTCTTCAGTGAGAGGAGTCTCAGCTACCtgatgaaggtgtgtgtgtgtgtgtcattaatgGTTTTGCATTGAATGGTTTTGCATTGCATTGAACTCACTTCATATATGCAGCatcatatattataaattatttaaagcatGTATCATTTACCTTcgcttatttttaaatgtatgctgGAAATGTGTAAAAGACCAATCATCTTCAGCTCTGTATGTGCATTGTGCATGTATTTGTTAGATCCATGAGAAGTTGCGTCAGTATGAAAAGCAGAGCCCCACCCCAGTTCTCCACAGTGCCTCCGCTCTGGCAGAAGATGTAAGTGCTGCAGTATGTCATATCACATCACCATAGGCAAGATAAATGGTGTTTTACAATAATATATGAGAACAGACGTTAATGGTATCTGGGGGTAATGAGGGAACCCTAAAACGTTTGACTCAGTAACTTAACAAAAGTAGAACTTACATTTTGCtgaaaaagttaattaaattGAATAAGAATGTGTGCTTCTAATTTAGTTATGCTACAGGGACAAATTTGCTCCAAAATgtcactaatttttttttattttatatacaaaaaatgaattctaaaatatatatatataatttttttttaataaataataaactttatttccaGACCCAGAGGGATCCATAGTACAATACAAAAACAGATACAtagaagaaaaaactaaacaaaaaacaaataataaatatacaagaaGTAAAAATAGACCCTCCACAGTGTTCAGTGTCTAACATACAGACATGTACACCAATGGTTCCACAGTCTGGACGAAAATCTTACAGAAGCCAACACAGCAATTAGATCATTTTTTGACTCAGACACCCTACCCATAAATCTAAACATTAAGTTACGCAAGACTGCAGCACAGGTAGGTACCCCAGCACCAACAAACATATGGCTTGCACTGGAGTCTCTTGGGACTCTTAGCAGCAGCCTCATGCTGTCATTATAAGCCACTGTAAGCTTTCTAATGCTATCTTGCTTATAACGGCACCAAAGATAGGCAGTATACAACGGTGTACAGTATGTTCTAAAGAGTGAAATCTTCACAGGGACAGAGCACATACTTGCACATACAGCTTACGACGCTGCCTATAAATATCCTTGTCATCAGACAGGTCATTTGCAATAATATGGCCAAGATATGTAATATCTGTGCATACATCAAGTACAGTACCAGATAGATAAAAATCAGGAAAATGAGAATGTTTATCATCTCTACTTCTTATAGTCATAATTGTACTCTTCTTTTGGATTATACTTTATATCAAAATCTACACCATACTGTGTGCATAGTCTCAAAAGCTGTTGTATACCAGCACTATATGGGCTAAAAATGACCAAGTCATCAGCGTACATAAGGTGATTAATTAGTGAGTCACCAACCCTACAACCTGTACCACAAGCATTTAAAATCATAGACAAATCATTCATATACAcattaaaaagaaaaggagaCAGAATTCCACCCTGTCGAACCCCATTGGTCACTTTTAAGGGAGCCGTTGTTACACTCCCCCATTTAACTCTCATTGTCTGATGAGAATACCAATAGACCAAGATTCTAATCAAAAAACCAGTAAAaaccaataaataataattaataaaaacttaaaaaaaaaaaagaagccgaggttgcaattatttttatttgatcaaaatgttattattttatataatgttaaatgttaatattttgatgattttaatgatgatttaaagatgatttttgattttaatggctgctaaaaaaaaatgttgccatcacaggaatgaattacattttaaaatagattaaaacagTAAACAGTTGGAAATAAATTGTTATACTATTTCAcgatatttctgtctgtctgttatttatttgatcaaataaatccagccttgttGTGCATAAGATTTTTGTCTCAAAACCATAAAGGTTGTAATTATTCCAAACGTTTGAGATTGCATGTAGTGAAGTGTTTTATTAGGCAATATCATGAAACAATTTTTCAAGTCAGCTATTCGATAGCTTGTGAAATGCTTTGATTTTGTCACTGATTGGTAGGTGGCAGAGGAGCTGCAAAGTGGACCAATGAGTGCTGAGGAAAAAGAGCTGCTGCATTTGCTGACATCACCACATCTCAGGGTACACTTTTATTGTTAGACCTTCATGATAACTTAGTCAAAAACTAAATCTAGAAGCTCATAGACATAGCTACTCTGCTTGATAGGCGGTTTTGTCAGTGCATGACACGGTGGCGCAGAAGAACTTTGACCCAGTGCTGCCTCCTCTGCCCGATGACTTTGAGGATGAGCTAGACGAGGAGTCTGTCAAGATTGTCCGCCTAGTCAAAAACAAAGAGCCACTggtaagagaaagaaagaagttgCATAAACAAAGTGACCCTGAAAATATTAGgacactttttattttactattattaatatattattatagtgttaagtaatattttgaaaagcattcatttttttcttacatttttgttattgttgtggtAGTTTAGTTGTAGTTGTTTAGTTTTGTTGTAATTGtttgtacttttgtcattttattatttataatatatatatatatataatatatatattttttttcagtttaagtatttatttagtgATCAGTGATGTTTTAATTTAGCTTTAAGAATCAAATAACAAAACTGACTTGAACTACATGTAGGAATGCAAATGATTCATGAAaatgaatacactgtaagtgtGAAAAGTATCCAAATACGTTTTGGGTCACTAAACATGAAGACTTGTTTTTTGAAAAGGAAAGTCAAACGAGATTCAAAACAATTTGATCAATCAGCACCATCATTGATAAGCTCATAGTTGTTTGGTGTTTCTCTGCAGTTCTCTTCTCTTTGTCTCTCAGGGTGCCACTATTCGCCGGGATGAGTCCACAGGGGCCGTGATTGTGGCTCGGATCATGAAAGGAGGGGCTGCAGACAGGAGTGGTGAGTGACACTTCAAAGAATTTGTCTTCAATCTTGTGGCCTCATTTTACTCCATGCTGAAATCCATAATAATTCTAATGGAAAGCTTTTTTACCAAATATTCTcctgaaaatatttttcaattaccACTGAGTATATCAATGGAAAACCAATGCAGTCTTCAAAGGTCCTATATTCATCCCCAAACCCATTGAAGTGTCTGAATACCCCTGTAACTCTACTGAGTGTGCTAGATATGGTTATTTTTTTACCTCTGTGATAGACATTAGGCTGCATGTCTGCTGCAATTACACATGACCCATCTGCGTGGTCAAAGAGAGTCTCCAGAGACCCAATCAAGGGAATCAAACAGACTCTTTAACCACCTGACCACAGATGTTGCCACGTGTATATAGCAGTAGGCACTAGGCAgtgggaattattattattattattattttttcattaaaaaataattgaactATGCCTACAAAGTTTATTATGGATCACACACAGCAGGTAGAGCCTGTAAATCAGCCCTCCTCTCTCCACAGGTCTGGTGCATGTCGGTGATGAACTGAGAGAGGTCAATGGCAGCTCTGTAATGCACAAGGGCCCAGATGAGATCAGTCAACTGCTGGTAACACTTCTCTTCTAGACCTTctggacctgtatatatatatatatataattttaatttgattgttttttatgATTAATTAGAATAGTTAATTAATTgccataatatataattaattgttaaaaaaCAATGAATCCAAATAAAACCATACCATAATAATTTCTGCTTACTGTTAGAATAAAAGAAGTAATtgagcttttctttttttcttagtcTCAGTCACAAGGCTCGATCACACTGAAGATCATCCCAGCAATCAGAGAGGAGGACAAGTTTAAAGAGAGCAAGGCAACTGACTATAAAACAGGATAAAACATTGTAATCAGTCCAGCATCCCTCCAGTTTTTGTCTTGTTCACTGGATTTGCATTTTCTTCAGGTCTTCATGCGGGCGCTGTTTGATTACACTCCACTGGAGGACAGAGCCACTCCGTGTCAGGAGGCAGGGCTGCCGTTTAAGCGTGGAGACATCCTGCAGGTGGTCAGTCAGGATGATCAGACGTGGTGGCAGGCCAAGAGAGTGGGAGACTGCAGCCTGCGTGCAGGACTCATCCCCTCCAAACAGTTTCAGGAGAGGTGGGACAAAACATCCAGAAAACACACACCTTACTACCTCAAGGCTGTTTAGTCGGCTAGAAATTGAGAAATATTTTTTAGTAGCCCTGCTTAATCAGTCAATCAAATAATTAATCAGTCATTCAATACAACTTGACCAGCAACATCGCAAGACAGAAAAtgctgctttttgtttttgtggtttttGCCGTGGTCTGACAGTCAtttctattaaatatatacatatatataaatatatatacaaagtgTTAATTTAGTCCAATAAAGCATTTCGTTGATTATTTTCCAACCCAGCTAgcttttttgtctctctctctctctcttttttttttttttttacacaggatAACTTAGGTTGCTTAAAAACTATTGTCTGCAATATTAGCACGTCTACAAAATTAGCTTCAGTgtgttttatatttgtaaataacagCGCTAATGTTTTGTGAATCAGGTTTATACGATCAGTGTAAAAGCTGTGCTTTCCTTTAGGCTAAACGAATcaaattaattctaaattattCTCCCTCtaggttttatttttgaaatagaTGGGCCATCCTGTCTTTTTGTCCCGTCCCCTCTTTTATCTCAGCAGGGTGCATCTTGGCTGGTTATACTCTCATGCTTAAAACAGGAGTATTTCTTTCTCACTGTTGAATGTGTTTGATCTCACTCAGTAGTATATTTGATGGCTCCAGAGACAGGAATATCAAGTCAAACTAGTGCAAAACATTATTGTCAAGAGATTTGATGTTTTTGCCCTGTTTGAGGTTCTCCCCATATGGTTTTCCCCTCAGGCGGTTAGCCTACAGAATACATATGGGCTCCCTTCAAAGCTCCAAGTCTCCAAATAAAGCTGTCTGTGAGTATTTCAGTAATTCTTCCTTCCTTACAGAAAAGTCCTTCAGTTATTAATCAGTGCTGACAAACAGGAGGCATTATTTGCtgatgtgtgtgcttgtgtgaagTTGCCAGGTGATTATTGGGCTCCAAACAAGCGCTTCATGTTCACTAATCTAAAGCTGATTAGAGAACAGACACATCTACAGTTGACATGCAACATGCTACGACGAACACCCTTCTCACCCGTTCTCTCTCACAGACTCTCGTCTTGAGCATTAATTTATATCCCCTCCTCTTCTGCGTCTTCCTTTGTTACTCTGTATGTGGGTCTTCACTGCTGGGCGCACTTTGAACT
The nucleotide sequence above comes from Carassius gibelio isolate Cgi1373 ecotype wild population from Czech Republic chromosome B3, carGib1.2-hapl.c, whole genome shotgun sequence. Encoded proteins:
- the mpp3a gene encoding MAGUK p55 subfamily member 3; this encodes MKEAMQVLSAGAGLHETLALLTSQLRPDANHKEDMVFLKDVFSERSLSYLMKIHEKLRQYEKQSPTPVLHSASALAEDVAEELQSGPMSAEEKELLHLLTSPHLRAVLSVHDTVAQKNFDPVLPPLPDDFEDELDEESVKIVRLVKNKEPLGATIRRDESTGAVIVARIMKGGAADRSGLVHVGDELREVNGSSVMHKGPDEISQLLSQSQGSITLKIIPAIREEDKFKESKVFMRALFDYTPLEDRATPCQEAGLPFKRGDILQVVSQDDQTWWQAKRVGDCSLRAGLIPSKQFQERRLAYRIHMGSLQSSKSPNKAVYDQGCDKEDCDCEGYFNGQYIAGLRRSFRLSRKDRRGSSGEASVSDQNDTEFLTYEEVTRYQQKPNERPRLVVLIGSLGARINELKQKVIAENPHRYAVAVPHTTRPKKSHEKEGVEYHFVTKEVFDADAQNNKFIEYGEYKENLYGTSIAAIRSVQAKNKMCLVDVQPEALKALRTAEFKPYVIFVKPRIPESRRRRSAATSPGGGEHGRITEEDLQEMRLSAQQTDQQYGHLVDRVLIKEDTASACAELRSILERLERETFWVPVSWIKA